One Takifugu rubripes chromosome 2, fTakRub1.2, whole genome shotgun sequence genomic region harbors:
- the myo10l1 gene encoding unconventional myosin-X isoform X1, giving the protein MEAFFTEGARVWVREKEQLLPATVNSCGDGILVITTDYGEVLYLQQAEVTRERVYAMHQSSIDGVEDMSALAELHEAAIMHNLYQRYQKDNIYTNIGSILAAVNPYKQIPGLYDLDRVDLYSKHHLGELPPHIFAVANECYRCIWKRHDSQCVLISGESGAGKTESTKLLLQFLSVMSQNSAGTPSSEKSTRVEQAIVQSSPIMEAFGNAKTVYNNNSSRFGKFIQLHFSECGNIQGGCIIDYLLEKNRVVRQNPGERNYHIFYALLAGATKEHKNLYFLEDSPELFHYLSQSGCLKDKSLNDKELFNSVMEALKVLQFTEDEIRDMFKLLSGVLQLGNIEFMTAGGAQITTKQVVSNASELLGLDAFQLSEVLTQRSIILRGEEICSPLTIEQAIDSRDSVAMALYSQCFSWIILKINQKIKGKENFKSIGILDIFGFENFEVNRFEQFNINYANEKLQEYFNKHIFSLEQLEYNREGVQWDAIDWMDNAECLDLIEKKLGLLALVNEESRFPKGTDFTLLEKLHSRHSTNPYYVKPRLADHQFGIKHYAGEVLYDVKGILEKNRDTFRDDILNLLKDSRLDFIYDLFEKVGSRNNEEKMGTARRKPTVSSQFRDSLHALMATLSVSNPFFIRCIKPNMKKNPNVFDPEVVLNQLRYSGMLETVKIRRAGFPVRRTFKDFFSRYKIIMKDRVPAAAAAADDKKKSTDLLIKYDKTKKEWQLGKTKVFMKESLEHRLEKDRDEVRCQAAMIIRAHLLTFSAKKHFKQVRSSVITLQKHLRRHVQRKRFVKQRQAALVLQRHRRGQVARARARKLREEKKKVEEEQKKKEEEEKGASGTDEQEETTDTDDKKDETRQMEEILQLEREIERLQKKREDEVSQLCESSRQELQLRRDAELKRMKKVASRKATELIDLLNFKGVDPSQGDVSMKAAAEVKPQNAVSAACSKSKEEEIDEGFHAEEECIPLPDFPPPAETDAPLDKDIFAHLPPPPPAFAEGTVPPAVPPAPPLPTDDVPLAGIPPPPPLPPPTDNAGVPLPPPSEEVKAEPERKVSMVESLVDGDEPIYSMPADTESDYDQEEEEGSVTAGDDSSVSGSNRGSAAVTDEEHPRKSTCTNASVESCRGSSDSYADSEDEHDGMMDTDEEVTNGRVTLFNGNGPPYFHGYLYMKAGLMIPWRRRWCVLKDETFMWFRSKQESLKSGWLYKKGGGLSTLSRRLNWKMRWFVLRDSKLMYYDNDSEEKLKGTIDIRAAKEIVDNHEKENALNIVTDERTYQVFAESPEDASGWFNVLSKVRVCTPEQLLDMSHEQANPKNAVGTLDVGLIDSVCASDNPDRPNSFVIITANRVIHCNSDTPEEMHHWISLLQKPKGDARIDGQEFLVRGWLQKEVKTNAKSTSLKLKKRWFVLTHNSLDYYKSSERNSSKMGTLVLNSLCSIIQPDERVHRETGYWNIIVYGRKHSYRLYTKMLNEAMRWTAAIQGVIDSKTPIETPTLQLIRDIKENSVNPEIVEQMYRRNPILRYTQHPLHAPLLPLPYGEVTSLQRQQGYASLQDEAVRVFNSLQEMETLADTVPIIQGILQTCQDLRPLRDEVYCQVIKQTNHVPQPNSPANRAHWHLLTCMSCTFLPSRAILRYLRFHLKRVRERFPGTDIERYASFIGESLKKTKTREFVPSQEEIAALLLRQEMSTTVYCHGGGSCKISINSHTTAGEVVEKLIRGLAMEDSKNLFSLFEHNSVTDRALESRVIVADVLAKFERLAGSEEEEEEGEWKLYFKLYCFLDVESVPKEGVEFAFMFEQAHESLISGHFPASEETLQHLAALRLQYLHGDGAGRAGWSLGSVYPIGRLRNRILHSTKPGVGTTGGAGGGPGDGKGTIGGQGGVPVAVEKRKTPSFLDGTLRRSFKTGSLKKQKVEEEQMLEMWVKEETSATRTSVLEKWTRLQGMPQHQAMLKYMSIIKEWPGYGSTLFDVECKEGGFPHDLWLGVSADNVSVYKRGEPKPLETFQYEHITFFGASSLCTYKIIVDEREMFFETPLVGEITKIMRAYINMMVKKRCSIMSVTSVASSWVR; this is encoded by the exons ATGGAGGCGTTTTTTACGGAG GGAGCCCGCGTTTGGGTCAGAGAGAAGgagcagctgcttcctgcaACAGTCAACTCCTGTGGAGATGGAATCCTTGTCATCACGACCGACTATGGAGAG GTGTTGTATCTGCAGCAGGCCGAGGTCACCAGGGAGCGAGTGTATGCCATGCATCAGTCCAGCATCGATGGGGTGGAGGACATGTCTGCACTGGCTGAGCTGCATGAGGCCGCTATCATGCACAACTTGTACCAGCGTTACCAAAAGGATAACATATAT ACAAATATTGGCAGCATTCTGGCAGCTGTGAACCCCTACAAGCAGATCCCAGGTTTGTATGACCTCGACAGGGTGGACCTGTACTCCAAGCACCATCTGGGGGAGCTCCCTCCGCACATCTTCGCTGTGGCTAACGAATGCTACCGTTGCATCTGGAAGCGCCATGACAGCCAGTGCGTGCTCATCAG tgGTGAATCAGGGGCAGGAAAGACAGAAAGCACCAAACTGCTGCTTCAGTTCCTGTCAGTAATGAGCCAGAACTCAGCCGGGACGCCTTCATCAGAGAAAAGTACTCGGGTGGAACAGGCCATCGTACAGAGCAG TCCGATCATGGAAGCGTTCGGCAATGCCAAGACGGTTTACAACAACAACTCCAGCCGCTTTGGAAAATTCATCCAACTCCACTTCTCTGAGTGTGGAAACATCCAGGGCGGCTGCATCATTGACT ATCTGCTGGAGAAG AATCGAGTGGTACGCCAAAACCCCGGTGAAAGAAACTACCATATCTTCTATGCTCTGCTTGCAGGAGCCACCAAAGAGCATAAAA ACCTCTATTTCCTGGAAGACTCTCCTGAATTGTTCCACTACCTCAGCCAGTCAGGTTGTCTGAAGGACAAGAGTCTGAATGACAAAGAGCTGTTTAACAGCGTCATG GAGGCGTTGAAGGTGCTACAGTTCACAGAGGACGAAATCAGAGACATGTTTAAGCTGCTGTCAGGAGTCCTCCAGTTGGGAAACATCGAGTTCATGACTGCCGGAGGAGCGCAGATCACCACCAAGCAAG TGGTCAGTAATGCCAGTGAACTGCTGGGACTGGATGCCTTCCAGTTGTCTGAAGTCCTGACTCAACGGTCCATAATCCTCAGGGGGGAGGAAATATGCTCCCCACTCACTATAGAGCAG GCCATAGATTCCCGAgactctgttgccatggcgttaTATTCCCAGTGTTTCTCCTGGATCATCCTCAAGATAAATCAGAAGATTAAAGGCAAAGAGAATTTTAAATCCATCGGCATCCTCGACATCTTTGGCTTTGAGAACTTTGAG gtgaatcggtttGAACAATTCAACATCAACTATGCCAACGAGAAACTTCAGGAGTACTTCAATAAGCACATCTTCtccctggagcagctggagtaCAACAG GGAAGGGGTGCAGTGGGACGCCATAGACTGGATGGACAATGCAGAGTGTCTCGACCTGATAGAGAAG AAACTGGGCTTGTTGGCGCTGGTGAACGAGGAGAGTCGATTTCCCAAAGGCACTGATTTCACTCTGCTGGAGAAACTGCACAGCAGACACTCT ACAAATCCATATTATGTCAAACCTAGACTCGCTGACCATCAGTTTGGGATCAAACATTACGCTGGGGAG GTCCTGTATGATGTTAAAGGGATTCTGGAGAAGAACAGAGACACCTTCAGAGATGACATCCTAAACCTGCTCaaggacagcag ACTGGACTTTATTTATGACCTGTTTGAAAAGGTCGGCAGCAGGAACAATGAGGAGAAGATGGGAACGGCTCGACGCAAACCAACCGTCAGCTCTCAGTTCAGG GACTCCCTCCATGCGCTCATGGCCACTCTCAGTGTGTCCAACCCTTTCTTCATCCGCTGCATAAAGCCCAACATGAAGAAG AACCCAAACGTGTTTGACCCAGAGGTTGTCCTGAACCAGCTGAGGTATTCTGGGATGTTGGAGACAGTGAAAATCCGTCGAGCCGGGTTCCCCGTGCGCAGAACTTTCAAAGATTTTTTCTCTCG GTATAAGATTATTATGAAAGACAGAGtcccggcagcagcagcagcagcagatgataAGAAGAAGAGTACAGACCTTCTAATCAAATATGATAAGACCAAGAAAGAATGGCAGCTTGGCAAAACCAAG GTGTTTATGAAAGAGTCCCTGGAGCACCGTttggagaaagacagagatgaaGTCAGGTGTCAAGCTGCCATGATAATTCGAGCCCACCTTCTAACCTTCTCTGCCAA GAAGCATTTCAAGCAGGTTCGTTCTAGTGTTATCACCCTCCAGAAGCACTTACGAAGGCACGTCCAACGCAAGCGGTTTGTGAAGCAGCGCCAGGCAGCGCTGGTGCTGCAGCGGCACCGACGAGGGCAGGTGGCCCGTGCTCGGGCTCGGAAGCttagagaggagaagaagaaggtagaggaagagcagaagaagaaggaagaggaggagaaaggggcaTCGGGCACAGATGAGCAGGAAGAGACAACCGATACAGATGATAAAAAG GATGAGACCCGGCAGATGGAGGAAATCCTGCAGTTGGAGCGGGAGATTGAGCGCTtacagaagaagagggaggatgAGGTGTCCCAACTTTGCGAGTCCTCCAGGCAGGAGCTCCAGCTGCGCCGCGATGCGGAGCTGAAGCGGATGAAGAAGGTGGCGTCCCGCAAAGCCACGGAACTCATCGACCTCCTGAACTTCAAAGGTGTGGATCCCTCGCAGGGAGACGTTTCaatgaaagctgctgcagaggtcaaGCCACAGAACGCTGTGAGTGCTGCCTGCAGTAAATCCAAAGAGGAAGAGATAGATGAAGGCTTCCATGCGGAGGAGGAATGTATCCCTCTCCCTGACTTCCCTCCACCTGCTGAGACAGACGCTCCTCTGGATAAGGACATATTTGCCCAtttacctcctcctccacctgctttTGCAGAGGGGACGGTGCCTCCTGCAGtccctcctgcacctcctctgccCACTGACGACGTACCCCTTGCCGGaatccctccccctcctcctctccctccacccaCGGATAATGCGGGTGTTCCGCTCCCACCCCCCTCAGAGGAAGTTAAGGCAGAGCCAGAGAGGAAGGTGAGCATGGTGGAGAGCCTGGTGGACGGGGATGAGCCCATCTACAGCATGCCGGCCGACACCGAGTCAGATTAcgatcaggaggaggaggaaggatccGTCACCGCCGGAGACGATAGCTCCGTATCCGGGAGCAACCGCGGCAGCGCAGCTGTGACGGATGAGGAGCACCCAAGGAAGTCCACCTGCACCAATGCAAGCGTCGAGTCCTGCAGAGGCAGTTCTGACTCT TATGCAGACAGTGAGGACGAACATGATGGCATGATGGACACCGACGAAGAAGTGACGAATGGCAGAGTGACTTTATTTAATGGCAACGGTCCGCCATACTTCCATGGCTACCTCTACATGAAGG ctggcCTAATGATTCCATGGAGGAGGCGCTGGTGTGTGCTGAAGGACGAAACCTTCATGTGGTTCCGGTCGAAACAAGAGTCGCTTAAGTCCGGCTGGCTGtataaaaagggaggagggctCTCCACTTTGTCACGGAGGTT AAACTGGAAGATGCGCTGGTTCGTGCTGAGGGACAGTAAGCTGATGTATTATGACAACGACAGCGAAGAGAAGCTGAAAGGAACCATCGACATTCGGGCTGCCAA AGAAATTGTGGATAATCATGAAAAGGAGAACGCGCTCAACATTGTGACCGATGAGAGAACCTATCAGGTGTTTGCTGAGTCACCAGAGGATGCAAG cgGCTGGTTTAACGTTCTCAGTAAGGTGCGTGTCTGCACTCCAGAGCAACTGCTGGACATGTCCCACGAACAGGCCAACCCAAAGAATGCTGTG GGAACTCTGGATGTGGGGTTGATTGACTCTGTCTGTGCTTCAGACAATCCCGATCG ACCCAACTCCTTCGTCATCATTACTGCCAACCGTGTGATCCACTGCAACAGCGACACACCAGAGGAGATGCACCACTGGATTAGTCTCCTGCAGAAACCCAAAGGAGATGCCAGGATTGATGGCCAGGAGTTCCTAGTCAGAG GCTGGCTGCAGAAAGAGGTGAAGACAAATGCTAAGAGCACCTCCCTGAAGCTAAAGAAGCGCTGGTTCGTGCTGACCCACAATTCTCTGGATTACTACAAGAGCTCAGAGAGAAACTCATCCAAGATGGGAACTCTGGTCCTCAACTCTCTCTGCTCCATCATTCAGCCAGATGAACGTGTGCACAGGGAGACAG gttactgGAACATCATCGTGTACGGGAGGAAGCATTCTTACCGTCTCTATACCAAGATGCTGAATGAGGCCATGCGATGGACAGCCGCCATTCAGGGAGTCATAGACAGCAAGACTCCCATCGAAACGCCAACGCTGCAGCTGATCAGAGACATTAAG GAGAACAGCGTGAACCCGGAAATAGTTGAGCAAATGTACAGGAGGAACCCCATTCTCAGATACACCCAGCACCCTCTACACGCACCTCTACTGCCGCTGCCGTATGGAGAGGTCACCAGCT TGCAACGACAGCAGGGTTACGCCAGTCTTCAAGATGAGGCGGTGCGAGTTTTTAACTCCCTACAGGAGATGGAGACTCTGGCAGACACCGTGCCCATCATCCAGGGTATCCTGCAGACCTGCCAGGACCTGCGTCCCCTCAGGGATGAG GTCTACTGTCAGGTGATAAAACAGACCAATCACGTGCCTCAGCCTAACAGCCCTGCCAATCGGGCGCACTGGCATCTCCTCACCTGCATGAGCTGCACCTTCCTCCCCAGCCGAGCCATCCTCAGATACCTCCGCTTCCACCTGAAGAG GGTGCGTGAGCGCTTTCCTGGTACAGATATTGAGCGTTACGCAAGCTTCATTGGTGAATCCTTGAAGAAGACCAAGACTCGTGAGTTCGTCCCCTCTCAGGAGGAGATTGCCGCCCTGCTGTTGAGACAGGAGATGAGCACCACTGTCTACTGCCACGGTGGGGGATCCTGCAAGATCTCCATTAATTCACACACCACAGCTGGAGAG GTTGTGGAGAAGCTCATCAGAGGTTTGGCCATGGAGGACAGCAAAaacctgttttctctcttcGAGCACAACTCTGTCACAGACAGAGCACTAGAGAGCAGAGTGATTGTCGCAGACGTTCTTGCCAAGTTTGAAAG ACTGGCAggcagtgaagaggaggaggaggaaggagaatgGAAGCTCTACTTCAAGCTGTACTGCTTTTTGGATGTGGAGAGTGTCCCAAAAGAAGGCGTAGAATTTGCTTTTATGTTTGAGCAG GCCCACGAGTCTCTAATAAGTGGTCACTTCCCAGCTTCTGAGGAAACCTTGCAGCACTTGGCTGCTTTACGCCTTCAGTATCTCCACGGTGACGGTGCAGGCCGGGCCGGCTGGAGCCTGGGAAGCGTTTACCCGATTGGGCGCCTCCGCAACCGCATCCTTCACTCCACTAAACCAGGTGTGGGGACGacaggtggagctggaggaggacctggagatgggAAAGGTACTATAGGAGGACAGGGAGGTGTTCCGGTGGCAGTGGAGAAGCGAAAGACCCCCAGTTTCCTGGATGGCACCCTAAGGAGAAGCTTTAAAACTGGTTCTCTGAAGAAGCAGAAG gtggaggaggagcagatgttggagatgtgggtgaaggaggagacGTCTGCGACACGGACCAGCGTCCTGGAGAAATGGACCCGGCTGCAGGGCATGCCCCAGCATCAGGCCATGCTTAAATATATGAGCATCATCAAGGAATGGCCTGGATATGGATCCACTCTGTTTGACGTGGAG TGTAAGGAGGGTGGTTTCCCTCATGATCTGTGGCTGGGTGTGAGCGCTGATAACGTGTCAGTGTATAAACGAGGTGAACCCAAACCTCTGGAGACCTTCCAGTACGAACACATCACCTTCTTTGGGGCGTCGTCGCTCTGCACCTACAAGATCATTGTGGACGAGAGGGAAATGTTCTTTGAGACGCCACTG GTGGGGGAGATCACCAAGATAATGAGGGCTTACATCAACATGATGGTGAAGAAACGCTGCAGCATCATGTCAGTGACCAGCGTCGCCAGTTCATGGGTCAGGTGA